The Candidatus Zixiibacteriota bacterium region GATATGTCTTTAAGCATGATGCCTATCTCATCAAGCAGCTGCCTGATTTTTTTCTCATCATTTGTAGCCGCCCGACCGGCGCGAAGAGCCTGGTCGAAAAAACATGGAATGCAATCAAGATAAGTTTTCATCTGTTATCTCTTACTCTCGGTAAAATGTTTGTTCTATTCATGCGTCGTCATCCGCCTGAGGTGGATTTCCTGACAACATCAGCGTTCTTATCATAGAAGGCAGGAAAGGGTTCCTGCCGTCGCAATAAATTAGAAAAGGCTAATGCAATTAACCCTGCGGCTTGGCTATTAGTATTTATACTGTTTATCCCGCGACTGCCCTTTTGCCAGCCAATTTACAATACCGGATACTATCGATATTAAAATCGAGGCGATGACTGCAGCGAATAAGCCCGATATTTCAAAGCCATCAACGAAATATGCGATTAAATATAGTATAGCGCCGTTTATGATGAATATAAACAAGCCAAATGTTAGCAATGTCGCCGGCAAGGTTAATATTATCATAATCGGGCGCAGGATAGCGTTGAATACGCCTAATAGTATGGCAGTAAAAATCAGCGCCCAGCCGCTGCTTACCTCAATACCCGGCATTAGTTTGGCCACTAACAGCACCGCTATTGAGGTAATTAATAGTCTTAGTAAAGTGTTTCCCATAAAATTCCTGTTTCATCTACAATATGTATGTTGGCGCACGGAGACGTACACCAACCACGAATTTTCTCTTTGGCTAAAGTGTCTGGTTTCTCCTCGCCTTCGGCGAGTCGGAACCCGACCTAAATTTTCTTGACCGGAAAGAGCTTCCTTAACGTTATGGTCCCGCCTGCCAGCGAATTGTTTATATAATCTTTGCACTGCTCTATCCATATTCCCCTGTTTAGCTTCATATCTATCGAGTACGGCGTGTCGTATAAATATATGCACTGACGGGCTATCGAATATTCATCATCGCCGATGCTAAGGGCATACGCTTTCTCATAGCCGGCTTTTCTGATTGCCTCTTTTACTCTACGGTCAAACCGTCCAAATGGATACGAAAAATATTTAATCTGCCTGCCGATTTTATCCTCTATCATCTTTTTGGAATCAATGATTTCATATTCAAGCTTATCATCGTTTAAGCCCCGAAGGTCGATA contains the following coding sequences:
- a CDS encoding phage holin family protein, whose amino-acid sequence is MGNTLLRLLITSIAVLLVAKLMPGIEVSSGWALIFTAILLGVFNAILRPIMIILTLPATLLTFGLFIFIINGAILYLIAYFVDGFEISGLFAAVIASILISIVSGIVNWLAKGQSRDKQYKY